Part of the Lycium ferocissimum isolate CSIRO_LF1 chromosome 6, AGI_CSIRO_Lferr_CH_V1, whole genome shotgun sequence genome, aaataaaaagataaaactaaAACTACATAACTTGAATCTTATATATTAATTAGCGCAAGAAAACAGTAAGTTTTTattaacttttcaaaatagtGGTGCTTGAGTCCAGCTGCTTCTCTGTAGCACCAGAAATTCGGGATCACAAACAGCTTCTCAAATTCTCTATATAGATGTGACTCATAAATCTGTTAGTCTCAATTTTGTGATTTCTCTTTTGAACTCTTCGAAGGTTTTGAATCACCATTTTAAATCCTTTCATGGTTATAACTAGCGCTTGTTAATTATTACTCTTATAATACAATtagattttatataatttaactaATAGTTAGTTTGTTCAACTGACAGACGAATGAACTCGTGATTTTGAATCAAACAAagggtacatatatatgtaattaagATTTATGAACATCAATTAAATATTTCAGCTATTGTTATCTCTATCATAAATAACTATAATTTTTATACAAGTGTACACCATGAAATTGACAATGATCTACTATCCACCATAAGAAAGGCATATGTTGATCGAGTTTATGTACAACTTCTACAAaacattactttcatttgataACAACTTCTTGATATGTATGTGCCTGTAAAAAGGAGTAGGCTGCAATTTTAAGAAATAAGACAAAATCTTTAAGACATGAAAAGACAAGTTATTGTTAAATTGAATACTTCATATAACAAATTTGCAAAATTGAAGTAGTTTCATTCGATAGCAACTTTCAGTATGATTATTCTTAAATATCGCCGAATAAGCTCACCATTCATCAATTTGAGCGTGCATTTCTCCCTTTTAATTTTTGTGCAACTCATCAAACACTTAATATAATAGTTATAAAATGTTTATTCTAATTAGCATAggatacacgtgcaacgcacgtgtccTAAAACTAATATTGCATAAAATTGTGGGCTTAAAGATACATGGTCTTAGTTAATCTTGGTTTTGCTTGAGCAAGAAGTGGTAAGGTACAAAAGAAATCACTCTTAGACGACTCAATCAACTCATTGCATGGTGAATTTGATGGTGAACTCCAAGTAAACCCTTGAAGAAGCCTAGCAAGTAACATAATAGTAATTGTAGAACCAAGTTTCACAGCTGGACAACCTCGCCTTCCAATACTAAATGACAATAACCGCAACTCTGAATCATTGAGAACTACTTCGCTGCCTTCCTCTTTGAGGTGGCGCTCCGGCTTGAACTTCAATGGCTCCTCCCAAGCTCTAGGATTCCGGCCAAGTCCAAGACGACTTAAAAGCACTACGCTCCCTTTAGGGATGAAGTATTTTTCACCGACGATAGTATCGGAGACAGACACATGAGGAACATTAAAAGGGGACATGGGGTGGAGTCGAAACGCCTCTTTTATGCAGGCTTTGACATAATTTAGCCCCGGCAAGTCTGATTCTTGAACCAATCTATTGCCTCCAATGACATTGTTGAGTTCTTCTATGGCCCTTTGCATTAATTTTGGTTGGTTCAACATTTCCTCTAGTGTCCATTCAACTACATTTGAGGGATTATCCACTGTTGCCAACATGAGTTCCTGAACATTAAGgagtcgtttggttgctggttagagttatgcaggtatAGTTATGCATCTTTTAGTTATTTCATCTTCtattctaaataaaataatacatgaatTGACTAATAACTTATACACGTTTTAGTTATGTGGGAttgtaaaataataaccaaacacCGTACTCGGTGTGCTGAATTTTATATAAAGCAACCAAAAAGCTACCAAACATGATATTAATTATGCTagttttaatgcatgaataattcTCCTTCTAATTAACatgcaaccaaacaaccccAAATTGTTTGTAACCAATCATGCATGTCAGCACTATCTGACAAGCTGAaccttaaatatttttttattaatcatGCATGTGCATAATTTGTCTTGAACTTTGAATAGTAATAATTTAATGGATCCAAATGATGATTCAATCAGAAAAGCCTGCAGCGTAAAACACTAAcgattttaaaataaagataTCTACTCTCTTAGcagtttcaactttttaattaaaCGAGACAGTACTCACACAATTCAACAATGCCGTTCACATGGTTTACGGGATTGAAAGTAAACTTACAAGGACTTGTGCTTTAATCTCTTTAACATTCATCAATGGATTCCCATTTGTATCTTTGAGCGTGATAAGAACATCAAGGATGTCTTCTTCCACAGTTTTGTTGCCATCCTTCCAAATCTGAATCCTCTGATCAACTTCAATATCAATGTGTTTTATTGCTGTGGCATAGGCTTTCTTGATAATTGCCTTGTGACCATCCAAATCAAGGAAACTTAACCATGGTAAGTAATCTGATATACTAAAAGAATGAAGATATTCAATAAGTGTGAAAAGTGCATCAACTTGTTCATCAGCTTCTTTTCCGAATAATCTCTTGGTGAATATCATATTCCTAATAACATTCCCACAATAATATCTTGTCACTTTTCTCAAGTTCATGACAGGTTGGTTGCTCATGCATTGATTGTACACGAATCGAAGAAGATGGTCAGCTTCTTCATCCCTTTTACGACGAAGCCATTGAAATGATGTTGCTGATAGCACATGGGAAGCAAGAATTCTTCTCATTTTCATCCAGTGGTCCCCACTGGGGAGAAAAACAGAGGTCAAGTAGCCATTGCTAACGAGGTCCGTTGACATGTAAATAGGCCTGGAAGAGAAGTTAGAGTCCTGAATCTTCAAGAACTCGCGAGCAAGGTCAGGAGAAGTTACAGGAATGACATGGACATTACCAAGACGAATGCAAGCGATTTCAGTGTTCATTTCCTCCATAATTTTGTGCATCCAATAAAATGGTGGCTTCTTGTGTAGGAGCATTTCAGGAAGGCTGCCAAATATAGGCCATGGTTTTGGACCTGGAGGGAATGACTTATTGGTTTTATTGTTTCTTACAGTAATATTCCATTTGCTTGTGATTTTAAGAATAGTAGAAATGAAGATTCTCCATAGAATAGTACTTTTAATGGATTGTAAGAAAGTGGAGATCACCATATGAAGAAGATCAACAAGGTTTGGCATTTTCAGAAATTTTATCATAGATCAAACCTTGTGATTACTGAATTGGGCTCAGGTTAAAAATTGAGATGCATCCTATCCACTATTTATAGCTGTGCATGAACTTGCAGAGTGGTGTTAGGGGTGTACATATGTTGGTTTCGATTGGTTCGAGGTGCACATATgtcgacttttttttttattattaaaaccAAGCCAAATCAATTATGACAGAGGTTTGTTTTTCTTCAATACCAAATCActaatcgtttttttttttctatttgacTCGATTCGTCTGTTCGGTGTTGTTTGTCAGTTT contains:
- the LOC132061649 gene encoding isoleucine N-monooxygenase 1-like, yielding MPNLVDLLHMVISTFLQSIKSTILWRIFISTILKITSKWNITVRNNKTNKSFPPGPKPWPIFGSLPEMLLHKKPPFYWMHKIMEEMNTEIACIRLGNVHVIPVTSPDLAREFLKIQDSNFSSRPIYMSTDLVSNGYLTSVFLPSGDHWMKMRRILASHVLSATSFQWLRRKRDEEADHLLRFVYNQCMSNQPVMNLRKVTRYYCGNVIRNMIFTKRLFGKEADEQVDALFTLIEYLHSFSISDYLPWLSFLDLDGHKAIIKKAYATAIKHIDIEVDQRIQIWKDGNKTVEEDILDVLITLKDTNGNPLMNVKEIKAQVLELMLATVDNPSNVVEWTLEEMLNQPKLMQRAIEELNNVIGGNRLVQESDLPGLNYVKACIKEAFRLHPMSPFNVPHVSVSDTIVGEKYFIPKGSVVLLSRLGLGRNPRAWEEPLKFKPERHLKEEGSEVVLNDSELRLLSFSIGRRGCPAVKLGSTITIMLLARLLQGFTWSSPSNSPCNELIESSKSDFFCTLPLLAQAKPRLTKTMYL